aaagtttgtgcacccttggagatgtgtgtgctcagataactttgaccaatatttcagaccttaattagcctgttagggtcatggcttgttcactgtcatcgttaggaaaggtcaCAGCTTTATAAAAGCCAGCCTCATCTATCCTTTTGCCATaaaatagcagccatgggttcttctaagcagctgcctagcactctgaaaatggtggcggCCCAAAAAGCAGAAGGATATAGGAAGATGGCAACGTGTTTTCAAATGgccttttcctcagttcaaaatgtaattaagaaactgCAGTTAATAGGGGGTGAAATAAAAGAAAAAGTATAAATTCTCTGTGCACGCATATAGTGTATATTTCCTCCCAGATATTTGCAGTAGGGTGTGGGTAAGATTTGgtaaaatctcatccactttgctacTACTGTAATATGCCGTCTAGTTTCTGAAAGGAAAGCTGCAGTTTATCAGTCCTGAAAAAACATAactggaaaaaagggttgtgcagattgaaaaaaaataaaaactaactaAAATTCTTCAGATATTTAATCTTACTAACATGCCTGAGTCACCAGATATCTGCCCCAGCTTTGCTGGCATGTCATAAGTGCTGCGAGTAAAGGGGGTTGTCAGACTGTCTCATTTCAATAACTGAGCCAGCCCCCCTAAGGAGGCTGGCTCAGCTCCTAAAATCAGGCAGTTAGCCAGCCCCTGCAAGCTGTGAACGGCACAAAGAGGATGCTTTATCCTGTGTCCAGCACAAGCTGGTGTAGAGAATTGGAGACCAGAGCACTCTTTTGAAGTCCAGTATACGTTTACTGGCATGTTTTGTTACGCTATTGCACTGACTGCACAATTTAAATTATTTTCTTTCAGGGATTAGTAGTTGTATCTCATCAACTCAGACAAGATCCAGGAACTATTTCATGTAAATGGGGACAGGGTAGATTGGATTTCCACCTCTGCTTCCAGGTGGGATAGTCTCGTttttcacaacaaacacacagcacATGTTATCTGGCTAGACacgcacatactacacaaggaagCATACCTGTATTGGCACTGCTGCTAGCTATGAAGCTCACAACTAATGGCAATCTGTTAAACTGGACAACCTGAAACATAAATCAATAGCTTACGGACCACAGAAATTAAATGATACTTATAGCCTCCATATTTCCAAGCTGCTTAACCACTCAACGACTAAGGGCACATTTGGttctgcattttcattttttgtcaacttcttcccagagccataactttatttttccgccaatatggccatgtgagggcttgttttctgcgggaccagttgcacttttgaacgacatcattggttttagcatgtcgtgtaatagaaaacgggaaaaaaattccaagtgcgatgaaattgcaaaagaaagtgCAAACCTACAcgttttttctttggcttttttactaggttcactaactgctaaaacggacctgccgttatgattctccaggtcattagagttcatagacaccaaaaaaaattccaaaatttgtagggaaaaaaaaaaagctgccattttccgagacccgtagtgtcttcatttttcaggttgggtgagggcttattttttgcgcacccattgactttttattgataccattttggtgtagatacaatcttttgatcgcccgttattgcaatgttgcagtgaccaaaaaaaacataattctggcatttcaaattttttttttcttgctacaccatttaccaattggattatttttatatattgattgattgggcgattctgaacacggcgataccaaatatgtgtagatttgatttttttttaatttttttttgaatggggcgaaaggggggtgatttgaacttattatttttttattttttaaatatatttaaaagacaggttgtttttttttttactttttgcatgcttcaatagtttccctgggagactagaagctgcagttgtccgaacGCCTCTGCTACAtaaagcagggctgcagccctgctctatgaagtaaatatgctcacttgctatgagcgccgactgccAGGCAGTGCTCACTGCGATCCAGCAATGACaaacacaggggtctcctgctgaccccgggctgtcATACCTACCCATCAGCGACCCGCAGTCATGTAACACGGGcgctgatgggaggaggtaatgatgtGCTTCCTGcgcatgcatgttaaatgctgctgtcagcgtttgaaagcggcatttaacatgttaacagttgCGGTTGAATCGCGATTCTATCAGCGGctgtttcgggcacatgtcagctaatcaGATCAGCAGTCATGTACTGGAAAAGGTGCGGGCGCATCGCCAGAGTCCACACCGAACAGGACGTTaagaggttaaaggggttttctattaCGTAAATAATGTTTTACTGTACAATGAACATGGAAAACACTTTCAATGGATCCCTTTCAGCCTTAATGTGAGGAATGCATGGACAGTGACTTGTGGATCACAAAGAAAACAGTGTGATCCGGCTAATATCAGTGCAAATGAGGACAGAAACAGCGGTTCTAACAGCAGGATGGGCCTATTAATATGTCAATCGTCATAACAAATGGAATTAAAGGATAAAGTGTTTCATAAGGGTGCAGCAGGTTCTTTTCAGAAAATCTTGCACCACCGACACAATTTGTCATAAGTGAAACAAGCCACGCTTTACTCGCCCTCCCCCAGTTGCAGGACTGAGTCTCCACCATAGATCCCAGTACCAGATACTGGCTGCAGCGCAGAAGTCACGTCGACGGCACGGCAGCCAATAAGTGAGCTCAGTGGCTGGGCCCGTGTACATGGAACACCCCACTCAGAACAAGAGCTGACTGACTGGCTGGCCGCCACTCTGTTGATGTGACGTCAGCGCTGAAGGGAATACTGGACACAGATGCCGCACTGGCACAGAAGAGGGCGAGTAAAGGTGCGTTTGCACCACCCAACTCTGCAATGTTTTTATAACAAACTGCGCCCAGGGATCAAGATTTTCTGAATGGGGACAATCCCTTTGAGAACTCTGGAAAATATTTATAATCTTTCCACATATCTGAAGCTAACTCTATAGCAACGCAGACCTGGTGAAACTGTAGTATCCATATTCTAAAAGATGGTTATAATTAGTAGTACACTTTTAATAAATACATATCCGATATAGCTCTAAGTACAACAAAACCAATACTTGGGAAATAAATAAAATACCTGCCCCCCAAAAACTTCTAAAGCAGAAGAACATATCATTTCAGGATATGGAAAGGTTAAATCTGGTGGGATGAGCACGTCCATTACCGGTTGTGATAAACGCACCCAATGTTCACAAAGCTGTACTGGGTCTACAGCCTTACCTACCTGATAAGTGTTGTAGTAACATATGATGCTTTTGTTTTTGGAGAGCCCCAGCTTGCTTCCCTGGTCAGTGGCCAGTGCAAATGTGGAGAGGAAACATGGCCTCAGAGCATGTTCAGGGGAATTCTCATTTGCAACTGATTAAAGAAAACAACAATGAGTGTTAGGATTATAGAAATGTTCACATGCAGTCTCCTACTTCTCATAGATGAGGTGCAAGAACCCCAAAATAGCTGAAAATAAATGGATGACTCTTGTTTGGCTTTATATCATAAGTCATGTGGCATGGCTCTTTACCACCCTGGAGCAAATgcatgtacagtgggtatggaaagtattcagacccctttacatttttcactctgtttgactgcagccatttggtaaattcaaaaaagtacatttttcttctcattaatgttcactctgtaccccatcttgattgaaaaaaaacaaatgtaatttttgcaaatttattaaaaaagtaaaactgaaatatcacatggtcataagtattcagaccctttgctcagtattgatatAGCCATGAGtgatcttgggaatgatgcaacaagtttttcacacctggatttggggatcctctgccattcttctttgcagatcctctccagttccgtcaggttggatggtgaaggttggtggacagccattttcaggtctctccagagatgcttaattgggttta
This region of Ranitomeya imitator isolate aRanImi1 chromosome 1, aRanImi1.pri, whole genome shotgun sequence genomic DNA includes:
- the LAMTOR3 gene encoding ragulator complex protein LAMTOR3, with the protein product MAEDLRRFLYKKLPSVEGLHAIVVSDRDGVPVIKVANENSPEHALRPCFLSTFALATDQGSKLGLSKNKSIICYYNTYQVVQFNRLPLVVSFIASSSANTGLILSLEKELGPLFEELRQVVENS